The window tactttagattttttttaattcatccttTAACTTTGAGTTTGTTGGAAATTAAGTTTCGTGATTTTCTTCACTTTCCTTTTTAAAgggttatcttgattttataatttaaatcataaGTTTGGTGAGTTAGTTCAAATGACTCAAATCTTTTCGGATTTTTTTCggattgaatatatttttggttttgttccTTAATATTGGGTTAgtttaagaattgagtttcatgattttcttgttttacgTTCGATTAGGCTATTTTGTTCGCATGATCTGGCTTGCagggtttttggtttttcttatcctttttgttaattgagtttttttatcttatctttCTATATTTGAATTGTTGGAAATTTAGCATcgtaattcttttgattttctttctatggtaTTATTATGGCCTCAAAACTAAGTCACAAGTTTTGCATGCTAACTTTGATTgatctagattattttttttattttttattttatttttaattttatcatttaatattgggttgtataagaattaagttttaatattttcttttcttttggaaaatGCTCTTTTTATATGggtcataattattatttattattttttatttcaatatacttactctctttatgttttttcatatcATATAATTAGATAAAGTCATTTTATTAGATCCCATTGGATCTATAATTTAATTCACAattttttctaatctttttatgtcaaaaaaatttGCAGCAAAATCATCTACATAATGTATTTGTTTTGGCGGtctatcatgtttttaaaaatattttttaatttttttatttaaaatttaattttttcaatgattttaatataaacatatcaaaaattaaaaaaaatatattattttaatatatttttaattaaaaaacaatcttaaaaatAAGATACCAAACACACGTTGactaaaaagcaaaaacaaaataatgcgAATCTCGTCTCTCTTCCTTTCTAGTTCCAAAATAGACGGGACATGTAGCGTGGTGTAGATGACACGGTAAAAGCAGAAGAGGAGGGGGGGCTGGAGACGCAAAAATGGAAGctgtttgttattattattatctactACCCTTTGTATTTCCAGCCATTTTGTCAGCTGTGCTGGGTCTCTCATCTCAAGATCACCAAAACCAGCTCTACGAGGCCAAGCTCAGAATCACTCAATCAggtaaccaaaccaaaccaagagGTTTAGTTTCAGAATTTTGATTGGTTGATTGCCTAATTAATCAATGTAAATGCAGAATCTCGTCTTGAGGAAATCACTCAAAATATAAACGACAGAGACCGTTATTTGGAGAGATGTGAGAATCTAATTGGAGAACTAGACCACAAATTAAACCATCTGCAATCTGTTTTCTCACATTTAAAGGTTGGCTGGTTGGTTTCTTGAATTACATTATCACGTAGTTAGTTCATTTGGGATTCAACCTGCTAATCTAAtgaatgtttcttttttatttgtaggtTGCTGATGACAAGATTAAAGACCTAGAAGAAGAGgtgattaatataattattaactggTTATGTGAATAGTAGTAGGTTGTTGATGATGTCTTGAATGACAGGTTAGGGTTTTGTGGGCTACTTTGAGAAAGAACAATTTTGATATTCATGTTTTAGAATCGAAAGCCCGGGAAGCTGAAGATAGATTGCAAATGGTAACTTCGCAAGTTCAGAAGGTCAATCCTCTTAACTagtttgcttttatttatttattcgagTGGTTGTGGATGTTATTGTCGGGCATTTGGAGATTTGAGAACTAATTTTAGATATTGTCTgcataaaacattttttatgtttccttGAATAAACAGCCGGGGAAAAGAAGAGGAGCTGTGTTATCTTGTGTTTTGTTCAATCTTCTTATTTGCAAGTTTATTGTGTTATTCATGGTGAAGATTGTGTTGTTGGAAATCTAATGAGGCAATATTCCGTGGAAGTGAAAGGGATATCAAGGAACTAAAGTAGTTTGTAGAGCGAGCCTTCAGAAGCATATATGCAGAATATGGCTTTGTTTTTTAGTCACTTGTCATTTGCTTGGTACTTTGAAATCTGCAGTTTGAGAGGTTAGGGGAAATTGTCTGTGCTGGAAAATAGAGTggaatcatttttaattttttttttttttttgggggggggggggcgggatttgaatttaataactagtcttttcttttggaaaacatatttctcttattattatgattatgttTAGCAAAGTATTAAACTCCCCCTCTCCTTTTCCAATATAGCATAGTTGTAATCTCATCATATGCAAGCATCCAACTTTTGTTAAGTATAAAAATTAGTTGttggtttatttgtttttgttccttACAGATGGAAGACATAGTATCAGAACGGTGGATCCAAATTCAACAGTTTGAGCAGGCTCTTCAACTTAAAGAAGTATTTTCTCACAATACAATTTGAACCAACTGCTCTAAGgatttctaaaattaaacattgttttttgctACGCCTTGATGGCTGAATTAGTCTATTATAATGTTCCCATTCCCTTTTAACAGATAAGATTGAAGGCTCAAAGACAAGCAAGGCCTCCAAGATGGACTTTTTTAAAGGTAACGTCAAGATATTTCTGCTCTGTCTTGATCTTTATATATGTTGATaggtgtttataaaaaaaatgaagttttaataATTCCCACATTATGAACAATGGCAATGCTTACTTAAAGACTAATATGTCTCTTTTGCCCGATATATTATCACAGATGTGGGCTTTGACCAAATTTATTCCTTTGTGGTGATTTACAGTTTTTCAGTTACCTTTCTGGTGAATATCTTCCAAATGCTCATGGGCTGTTGAGTTCACATTTCAGTGAAGAGTCTGCCTTGAGAGCTTACGTATCTCAAACCTTCTCCTGGCTAAAAAGATTCTATTCAACAGTAAAAGAGTCCCACCATGAGGTTTGTACTAACCTACGTGCtttcttcccccccccccccctgtttTCTCTGTAATGAATCTCTCGTCGGTCATTCTTTTGCTAGATGCTGTACAGTTTAAAGTTTTTCGTGGGTCAAAATTTGTTGTTAATGACAAGTTAGAGAGCTGATCAAATTGAATTTGACACAAAACAATTCAGCCATTAGATACTGGTTCTCTCAACCACAAAATGATTGAGAATAAGGTCGTGACTTGTGATAGATTGCAGTTCTCTTTATACAAGCTCTCAGTTTACTGAATCATGAATGTTAAGAACTTTACTACTCAACATCTGTTGATATGATCTATCTGTTTATTTGGGGTTTCTTTCTTTGAGCTTAAGTAGAATATGGTAACTGTTGCATCATCTGCACATTGGCCACAATACCATTGTGATTGtgatgaaaaattaacccttgTCATTTCACTATTTGTAGTTGCAAGTTTTCGTCAAACAGGAAATGGAAAGACATGAGTTCACAGCCTGTCTTGCTAACCAGGAAATAGTATTTTTCGTGGTATGAGTGCCTAACCAGTTCCCAAAgtctcttttatatttaataaaaacagcAGTATACGACTCTGCATCAATTATTTAGCTCTTTCTAACGGAATCAAACATTTCTATGAAATTTATGAAATCACAGGCTTCTGCCTTAATCATCTTCCCTGTATTGAGTGCTTGGATATTGCTCTCATCACAGCTGTGCTAGTCGAGAGAAGTTTACTCAAGAGAGAAGTTTCACAGCCTATTCTATTAACAGGAAGCCAAGGACACTCACTGAGCATCATTTATCCTGTTCTTTTCTTACTATTTGTAGTAAGCAAGAGAGAAACAGTTTGCTCTGTGCCAGTGCTGttgtttcatcttcttcttggatcatGCTGGAGTTTTGTTTCCAGATTCACTACTGATTCTCAAGCCCGAATCAATATTGCTGTACCATGTCATCTGTATTTAGTGGCAACATGGGAGATGGAGTTGTTGCTTCATACTCGTTGCATGATAGCCTAAACATGCTTCCTTTATGATCCTTTCCCCCGTTTTTCTGGGTTCTTGTGATTAAACTCCCAAAATTTTGTCATTGTACACTGGACAGCAGAATTCTCActgattttatataaatatgaatGTAAACTGGTCCGTTGGATAAAGGAATTCAAGGATGGGAATGATTTGGCACTTCATGGCCAAACCGTGTGTTACGATGTCCATTGTCGCTCCTCGCACTAAGTTGCATTTGCGTTGGTAGATAGCTTAATGTACAGGAATCATAACAAAGGCTAATTTGCTTCATTGCATACTGTGTTGATTAAAATATGCCTTTTGATTACCTCCTTTCCTAAATCCAAATGTTCTTTATATGTCAGACGTGATGTTCTTCATCACTTGAAATGTCAACCTTCCAgtttatttgctttattttcAATCCAAGTTATTTCAGGAGTAATGGCACTCTTTATATTAGGCATCTGCTTTATCGTTGTGCAAAAGGCAGCGTTTGTGCTCCAATAAGTTATTGGCAATAACATGAAACACACCACGCCGCACTGCGAAATTCTTACCAAAAGGCCATTATGCATAGCGTTTGGCGGGCCTACCTCCATGGTAAATAGTGTCAAGCATTTGTTCCCTTGGCACTTCTTATCCAAATCTCAGCCTCATCCTCAAGAGTGTGGTCAATGAAGCAATGGAAGACACGACATGGGAGCAGAGACTTCAAGCCCTAACCCATCTTCTAACCAGCCCCACAACCACACCACCTCTCTACTCTCAGTTCTTCATCTCTACACAAATCCCATGCTATCTCAAATGGGACTATCCACCCATCCTCTGCACCAAAGACCCCAAGACTTTCCCTTCTCTCCTTCTAAGGTGGggattctctctctttctcaaaaGAGCCTCCAGATTAGGATGTCCTGAAACTTCGTGGAGGTCCAAGTGCCCATACCAACAGCCTCCACCATTAATTCTTGCAAAGGGATTAGAGGAAGCACAGTGGGGCGATGAACAAAGAAGAGAGTATGTTAGAAAGAGGCTTAGAAGGAAAAAACTTGTTAGTAACGTTAACCCTTTCATTCCTATTTTAGTTCCCAATCTTTTACTGTTTTCACTTATGCTGTGGAACCCATTTCCTGATCTTGATTCTTGAGAAATGTCTTGCGGGATTGTAGCACGCATGTGCAAGCCATCTTTCACTAATTTCGgcattaattttgaatttgttatcATTTTGACTTTTGTTAATTGAATTCCGATTGTTTCTCCTATTTGTGACCTGCATACGTATCGTATAAGTTGGAATGCCCTGGCAAATGGAAGGACAAGAAGTTGTGGTATCCATCGATTCCATCCACTAAAAGATGATGGAGAAGCATCGAATATTCGAATGTGAGCAAGAAATACTGAGACCACTAAACTGTACCCACAAAAGGCAAACAAATTGGACAATTATGAAGGCCCAAAGAGGCtacaatgtgtttttttcttagattgcTTGAAGCTAGGTCACACAGTAAACGGTACCCTAAGTCTAATGGGATGAGTTTATTGTTGGATCTATTATagtattatagatttttttataattataatacctGTCAACTCTCAATTTAGCGCAAAATTTGAGATTCAAATGTGCTTCAGAGTGGAATGGATTGGCAATAgttaaaaatcaaaggaaaataatataCTGTGGAATCCTTCTCTTTTGCCAGCACCCACTTTGACAagctccctccctctctctccgctaatcaaggaagaaaaaacacttaaaaaaagaaaaagaagagaaggcaAAAACCAGAactcttttttcctttaattgagTGGTCAAACCACCA of the Populus nigra chromosome 7, ddPopNigr1.1, whole genome shotgun sequence genome contains:
- the LOC133700249 gene encoding uncharacterized protein LOC133700249; the encoded protein is MEAVCYYYYLLPFVFPAILSAVLGLSSQDHQNQLYEAKLRITQSESRLEEITQNINDRDRYLERCENLIGELDHKLNHLQSVFSHLKVADDKIKDLEEEVRVLWATLRKNNFDIHVLESKAREAEDRLQMVTSQVQKMEDIVSERWIQIQQFEQALQLKEIRLKAQRQARPPRWTFLKFFSYLSGEYLPNAHGLLSSHFSEESALRAYVSQTFSWLKRFYSTVKESHHELQVFVKQEMERHEFTACLANQEIVFFVASALIIFPVLSAWILLSSQLC
- the LOC133700250 gene encoding uncharacterized protein LOC133700250, with product MEDTTWEQRLQALTHLLTSPTTTPPLYSQFFISTQIPCYLKWDYPPILCTKDPKTFPSLLLRWGFSLFLKRASRLGCPETSWRSKCPYQQPPPLILAKGLEEAQWGDEQRREYVRKRLRRKKLVSNVNPFIPILVPNLLLFSLMLWNPFPDLDS